A single genomic interval of Chitinophaga sp. 180180018-3 harbors:
- the murC gene encoding UDP-N-acetylmuramate--L-alanine ligase produces MDLNNIQRVYFIGIGGIGMSAIARFFNEKNVQVSGYDRTATALTRQLEAEGMQIHYTDDVNLADQQANLVVYTPAIPATHTELQWFREHGFEVVKRSDVLQEITRSLFAITVAGTHGKTTVSTMIAHLLTDSGYGCNAFLGGISVNYDKNFWSSNRQVAVIEADEYDRSFLKLSPDIAVLTAMDADHLDIYGTPEVMEDAFIQYTHNIKPGGTLIAKFGLHRNAELNATNKLLYSLQNNAAYAHAANIRMVNGGYEFDVMQQNWMIDNISLNIGGMHNVENAVAAISVAHQLGIDAGKIRSAMAGFKGIRRRFEYVVKTDDQVYIDDYAHHPEELRALISSAKALFPGKKCTVIFQPHLFSRTRDLADGFAESLSLADEVLLLPIYPARELPIEGVSSEMIAKKITVPVKIIPKDEVTAYLSKTTTPLLITAGAGDIDQLKEPIAQLLKK; encoded by the coding sequence ATGGATCTGAATAATATACAACGGGTTTATTTCATCGGTATCGGTGGCATCGGCATGAGTGCTATCGCACGTTTCTTCAATGAAAAAAACGTGCAGGTAAGCGGTTATGACCGTACCGCAACAGCGCTCACCAGGCAGCTGGAGGCCGAAGGTATGCAGATCCATTATACCGACGATGTCAACCTCGCCGATCAGCAGGCTAACCTCGTCGTATATACGCCGGCAATACCGGCAACACATACAGAACTGCAATGGTTCCGTGAACACGGATTTGAAGTGGTGAAACGCAGCGATGTATTACAGGAAATTACCCGTTCACTGTTTGCTATTACAGTGGCTGGCACGCATGGAAAAACCACGGTTTCTACCATGATCGCCCACCTGCTTACCGACAGTGGCTATGGCTGCAATGCCTTCCTCGGCGGTATCAGCGTGAACTATGATAAAAATTTCTGGAGCAGCAACAGGCAGGTAGCCGTGATCGAAGCAGATGAGTACGACCGCTCTTTTCTGAAATTAAGTCCGGATATAGCCGTGCTCACTGCCATGGATGCAGATCACCTGGATATTTACGGCACACCGGAAGTAATGGAAGATGCTTTTATTCAATATACGCATAACATCAAGCCCGGTGGCACGCTGATTGCTAAGTTCGGGCTGCACCGGAATGCAGAACTGAATGCCACCAATAAATTGTTGTATAGCCTGCAGAACAACGCAGCTTATGCACATGCCGCCAACATCCGCATGGTGAACGGTGGATATGAGTTTGATGTGATGCAACAGAACTGGATGATCGATAACATATCACTGAACATAGGTGGTATGCATAATGTGGAAAACGCTGTGGCGGCCATTAGCGTGGCACATCAGCTGGGAATAGATGCAGGGAAGATCCGCAGTGCCATGGCAGGTTTTAAAGGAATCCGCCGGAGGTTTGAATATGTGGTAAAGACAGATGATCAGGTATATATCGATGATTACGCACATCATCCGGAAGAATTGCGTGCATTGATCAGCAGTGCCAAAGCATTGTTCCCGGGTAAAAAATGTACCGTGATCTTTCAGCCCCATTTGTTTTCCCGCACCAGGGACCTCGCAGATGGATTCGCCGAAAGCCTGTCGCTCGCAGATGAAGTACTGCTGCTCCCCATATACCCGGCAAGAGAATTGCCTATAGAAGGAGTCAGCAGCGAAATGATCGCAAAAAAAATAACAGTACCAGTAAAAATAATTCCGAAAGATGAAGTAACGGCTTACCTCAGCAAAACAACAACACCATTGCTGATTACCGCCGGAGCAGGAGATATAGATCAGTTAAAAGAACCGATTGCTCAGCTTCTAAAAAAATAA
- the ftsZ gene encoding cell division protein FtsZ — protein sequence MIHFDLPKEKSSIIKVIGIGGGGSNAVNHMYSQRIDGVNFIICNTDAQAIANSPVPNKIQLGPHLTQGLGAGANPEIGKQATEESFEEIKKILEVNTKMAFITAGMGGGTGTGGAPIIARICKELGILTVGIVTTPFSYEGKKRMLQADEGIQRLKDYVDTLLIISNDKLRQKFGDLKFKAAFEKADNVLATAAKCITDVINSTGQINVDFADVCTVMRNGGVAILGAALAEGENRAQRAIEEALTSPLLNDNDIHGAKWILINISSSEGEFEHTLDEMDIIQAYVQSQAGEDCDVILGVGYDQSLDRQLGVTIIATGFEQKPITQQKMAAPVEEQRAEPKIVMQLGKDGDEKKMNQAQSQGTLFQEPQDLMAPRLMEPVVTHPEPVTAYTPPQQQAPIAPARQNYVLNVQQVSPAPQPQQPDYQQPVQQQYHQPQPQQYVQHQPVQQQAPSVPSQQPNVNVIQPQQGNAAGGYLNRPAHIYVEPGNAPAPEMKMVYKEEDEAPLNTPPAPPEVPMQQSYEDLEEQKRKQAERVAKLRSISFNVKNMDNNAELENVPAYLRRNVNLDNGAGSAEHFYSNYTVSNDQGQNNHTEINTINTFLDGKKPD from the coding sequence ATGATACATTTTGATCTTCCTAAGGAAAAATCTTCTATCATCAAAGTCATCGGTATTGGTGGCGGTGGAAGTAATGCGGTGAATCATATGTATAGCCAGCGCATTGACGGGGTAAATTTCATTATTTGCAATACCGATGCTCAAGCTATTGCTAATAGCCCAGTTCCAAATAAAATCCAGTTGGGACCTCACCTTACTCAAGGGCTCGGAGCCGGTGCAAATCCTGAAATCGGGAAACAGGCGACAGAAGAATCCTTTGAGGAAATCAAAAAAATACTGGAGGTAAATACCAAAATGGCCTTCATTACTGCAGGCATGGGTGGTGGTACCGGTACCGGTGGCGCTCCTATCATTGCACGCATATGTAAGGAACTCGGCATTCTGACCGTTGGTATTGTTACCACTCCGTTCTCATATGAAGGTAAAAAGAGAATGCTGCAGGCAGATGAAGGTATACAAAGGCTGAAAGACTATGTAGATACCCTGCTGATCATCTCTAACGATAAATTGCGTCAGAAATTCGGTGACCTGAAATTCAAGGCCGCTTTCGAAAAAGCTGATAACGTACTGGCTACCGCTGCAAAATGTATCACTGACGTGATCAATTCTACCGGTCAGATCAACGTCGACTTTGCCGATGTTTGCACCGTTATGCGTAACGGTGGTGTAGCCATACTCGGTGCTGCGTTAGCAGAAGGTGAAAACCGTGCCCAGAGAGCTATCGAAGAAGCACTGACTTCTCCGCTGCTGAACGACAACGACATCCACGGCGCTAAATGGATCCTTATCAATATCTCTTCTTCTGAAGGTGAATTCGAACACACCCTCGATGAAATGGATATTATCCAGGCTTATGTACAAAGCCAGGCTGGTGAGGATTGCGATGTGATCCTCGGTGTGGGCTACGATCAGTCGCTCGACAGGCAACTGGGCGTAACCATTATCGCTACTGGTTTTGAACAGAAACCTATTACACAGCAAAAAATGGCAGCTCCTGTAGAGGAACAACGGGCAGAGCCTAAAATTGTGATGCAGCTGGGCAAAGATGGCGATGAGAAAAAAATGAATCAGGCACAATCACAGGGTACGCTGTTCCAGGAACCGCAAGACCTGATGGCGCCACGCCTGATGGAACCGGTGGTTACACATCCTGAACCGGTAACCGCCTATACACCACCGCAACAGCAGGCGCCTATTGCTCCTGCACGTCAGAACTATGTGCTGAATGTTCAACAGGTATCTCCTGCGCCACAGCCACAGCAGCCCGACTATCAGCAGCCGGTACAACAACAGTATCATCAGCCGCAACCACAGCAATATGTGCAGCATCAACCAGTGCAGCAACAAGCTCCATCTGTTCCTTCCCAGCAGCCGAATGTAAATGTCATTCAGCCACAGCAGGGCAATGCAGCCGGCGGATATCTGAACAGACCCGCTCATATATATGTTGAGCCTGGAAACGCACCTGCACCGGAAATGAAAATGGTGTACAAGGAAGAAGACGAAGCGCCTCTCAATACACCACCTGCTCCACCTGAAGTGCCCATGCAACAGTCTTACGAAGACCTTGAAGAGCAAAAGCGCAAACAGGCTGAAAGAGTGGCTAAATTACGCAGCATCAGCTTTAATGTGAAGAACATGGATAACAACGCTGAGCTGGAAAATGTACCTGCTTATCTGCGCAGAAATGTAAACCTGGACAATGGAGCCGGCTCCGCTGAACACTTTTACTCCAACTACACAGTAAGTAATGATCAGGGACAGAATAATCATACTGAAATCAATACGATCAATACCTTTTTAGATGGGAAAAAGCCCGATTGA
- the ftsA gene encoding cell division protein FtsA — MNQEAPIIVGLDIGTTKIAAIAGRKNEYGKLEILGFGKATSFGVQHGMVLNIDQTIKAIRQALENCYASNPNLEINEVYVGIAGHHIKSLQTRGDIVRNDTDAEISQKDIDQLINDQYKTVIPASDQIIDVIPQQYIVDSLQNITYPIGMSGVKVGANFHIITGDKNAIRNINRSVEKSGLKIRDLVLQPLASAAAVMCDMDFEAGVAIVDIGGGTTDLAVFYEGILKHTAVIPYGGENITNDIKNGLGVLKTQAEQMKVQFGYALADEAKSNAYITIPGLRGQSPKEISVKNLAHIIQARMSEILDFVVYHLKQIGMDNKMLNGGIILTGGGSQLKHLIQLTEYTTGASARIGFPNEHLASGHIDELTKPMYATCVGLILKGYNDYENDRKSLEENYVKINTSYLAKEQAAQAAAAATPDEDWMEDTPSSQEIQDRKAKERNASLKNFLDKMKTKIIDMFTEEEDAKL, encoded by the coding sequence ATGAATCAGGAAGCTCCCATCATTGTAGGACTTGACATCGGTACTACGAAGATTGCTGCCATAGCAGGACGGAAGAATGAATACGGGAAACTGGAAATCCTGGGATTCGGAAAAGCTACATCGTTTGGTGTACAGCACGGAATGGTGCTGAACATAGATCAGACTATCAAAGCTATCAGGCAAGCACTCGAAAACTGTTACGCATCCAACCCTAACCTGGAAATTAACGAGGTATATGTTGGCATAGCAGGTCATCATATTAAAAGTTTGCAAACCCGCGGCGATATTGTACGCAACGACACTGATGCGGAAATATCCCAGAAAGACATTGATCAGCTGATCAACGATCAGTACAAAACAGTTATTCCCGCGAGCGACCAGATCATTGATGTGATTCCCCAGCAATATATTGTTGACAGCCTCCAGAACATCACCTATCCTATCGGGATGTCAGGTGTGAAGGTGGGTGCCAATTTCCATATCATCACCGGCGATAAAAACGCAATCCGGAATATTAACCGTAGTGTGGAAAAATCCGGCCTGAAGATCCGCGACCTCGTACTGCAGCCACTGGCTTCTGCTGCTGCTGTCATGTGCGACATGGACTTTGAAGCTGGTGTTGCCATCGTGGATATCGGTGGTGGTACCACTGACCTGGCCGTATTTTACGAAGGTATTCTGAAACATACTGCAGTAATTCCTTACGGTGGTGAAAATATCACCAACGATATCAAAAACGGACTCGGTGTATTGAAAACACAGGCCGAACAGATGAAGGTACAGTTTGGTTATGCACTGGCCGATGAAGCCAAGAGCAACGCCTACATTACTATACCTGGTCTGAGAGGTCAGAGCCCGAAAGAAATATCCGTAAAAAATCTGGCACATATCATCCAGGCGCGCATGAGTGAGATACTCGATTTTGTAGTATATCATCTCAAACAGATCGGCATGGATAATAAAATGCTAAATGGTGGTATCATCCTTACTGGTGGTGGTTCACAGCTGAAACACCTGATTCAGCTGACTGAATACACAACAGGCGCAAGCGCCCGCATCGGCTTCCCCAACGAACACCTCGCAAGCGGCCACATAGATGAATTGACCAAACCTATGTATGCTACCTGCGTGGGCCTTATCCTGAAAGGATATAACGATTATGAGAATGATCGTAAATCACTGGAGGAAAACTATGTAAAAATAAATACCAGCTATCTGGCGAAGGAACAGGCTGCACAAGCTGCTGCGGCCGCAACACCCGATGAAGATTGGATGGAGGATACTCCCAGCAGCCAGGAAATACAGGACCGTAAGGCAAAAGAAAGGAACGCATCGCTGAAGAACTTCCTCGATAAAATGAAGACAAAGATCATCGATATGTTCACTGAAGAAGAGGATGCAAAACTTTAA
- a CDS encoding KUP/HAK/KT family potassium transporter, producing the protein MGININRVTLAGLVVALGIIYGDIGTSPLYVFKAIVGDNPISDLLVIGGISCIIWTLTLQTTVKYVILTLRADNKGEGGIFSLYALVRRHARWTVIFGMIGGAALLADGIITPPITVTSAIEGLRTLEVFKDLGQITIVKIVLTIITGLFVMQQFGTVSIGRMFGPIMVLWFSMLGILGISHVADDLSILKAFSPHYAIELLTTYPKGFLILGAVFLCTTGAEALYSDLGHCGRGNIRVSWIFVKSCLILNYLGQGAWLLTQKGLILPKDQNPFFTIMPEWFVIFGVLIATMASVIASQALISGSFTLIAEAMRLNLWPKMKVNYPTEMRGQLYIPGINTMLFVGCTAIVLFFRESSNMEAAYGLSITICMLMTSCLFAFYLYTRRVWVGWILLYLVVYFTIEFSFLFANIVKFAHGGYVTVIVAGALFLVMIVWFKSRKIKNRYVEFVRLEDYLPIIQELSNDTSIPKYATHLVYMSSADNPKEIEHKIIYSILNKKPKRADIYWFVHVDVVDEPYLSEYSVQTIIPNEVIRVEFRLGFKVEQRINLMFRMVVEDMVRNKEVNITSRYESLSKNNVVGDFQFIVMEKFLSHDNDLPLYERMVMKMYFFLKKISLSEERGFGLDSSYVTIEKYPLVVAPVTNLQLKRVSH; encoded by the coding sequence GTGGGAATAAACATTAACAGGGTTACCCTGGCTGGTCTGGTAGTAGCACTTGGTATTATCTACGGCGACATTGGAACCTCTCCACTTTATGTTTTTAAAGCCATAGTAGGAGATAACCCCATCAGCGATTTGCTGGTGATTGGTGGGATCTCCTGTATAATATGGACGTTAACCCTTCAAACCACTGTTAAATACGTTATTCTGACCCTCCGGGCCGATAATAAAGGGGAAGGCGGTATCTTCTCGCTCTACGCCCTGGTACGGCGGCACGCCAGGTGGACGGTTATCTTCGGTATGATCGGAGGTGCTGCCCTGCTTGCCGATGGTATTATTACCCCACCTATCACTGTTACGTCTGCCATTGAAGGTTTAAGAACCCTGGAAGTATTTAAAGACCTGGGCCAGATAACTATCGTAAAAATAGTACTGACCATTATTACAGGTCTGTTTGTAATGCAGCAGTTTGGTACTGTGTCTATCGGGCGGATGTTTGGGCCCATCATGGTGCTTTGGTTTTCCATGCTGGGTATCCTGGGAATCTCGCATGTTGCGGACGATCTGAGCATCCTGAAGGCTTTCAGCCCTCACTATGCTATCGAATTACTCACCACCTACCCAAAAGGATTTCTGATATTGGGTGCAGTATTCCTGTGTACCACAGGGGCCGAAGCCCTGTATTCCGACCTCGGGCACTGTGGCAGGGGGAATATCCGTGTATCCTGGATCTTTGTTAAATCGTGCCTGATCCTCAACTACCTTGGGCAGGGCGCCTGGTTGCTGACACAAAAAGGTCTGATCCTGCCAAAGGATCAGAACCCATTCTTTACCATTATGCCAGAATGGTTTGTGATTTTCGGTGTACTGATAGCCACAATGGCCTCTGTAATTGCCAGTCAGGCCTTGATATCAGGGTCATTTACGCTGATCGCGGAGGCAATGAGATTGAACCTCTGGCCTAAGATGAAAGTGAATTACCCCACTGAAATGAGGGGGCAGTTATATATTCCGGGGATCAATACCATGTTGTTCGTAGGCTGTACAGCCATTGTACTGTTTTTCCGGGAATCCTCCAATATGGAAGCAGCTTACGGGTTGTCTATCACCATATGTATGCTCATGACCTCCTGTCTTTTTGCATTTTACCTGTATACAAGGCGGGTATGGGTCGGGTGGATATTGTTATACCTGGTGGTATATTTCACCATTGAATTCTCTTTCCTGTTCGCCAATATCGTGAAGTTCGCACATGGTGGTTATGTCACTGTAATTGTTGCGGGTGCCCTCTTCCTTGTAATGATTGTCTGGTTTAAATCCCGCAAGATCAAGAACCGTTATGTGGAATTTGTTCGATTGGAAGATTACCTGCCAATTATTCAGGAACTGAGTAATGATACCTCCATTCCCAAATATGCGACTCACCTGGTATATATGAGCAGCGCCGATAACCCTAAGGAAATAGAACATAAGATTATCTATTCTATCCTTAATAAAAAACCGAAACGGGCTGATATATACTGGTTTGTGCATGTGGATGTGGTGGATGAACCTTACCTGAGTGAATATTCCGTGCAAACAATCATTCCGAATGAAGTCATCCGCGTGGAATTCCGTCTTGGATTTAAGGTAGAGCAGCGTATCAACCTGATGTTCAGAATGGTAGTAGAAGATATGGTGAGAAATAAGGAAGTGAACATCACCAGTCGCTATGAGTCGCTGAGTAAGAACAATGTAGTAGGCGATTTCCAGTTCATTGTGATGGAGAAATTCCTGTCGCATGATAATGATTTGCCGTTGTATGAAAGGATGGTTATGAAGATGTACTTCTTCCTGAAGAAGATCAGCTTGTCGGAAGAACGAGGATTTGGCCTGGATTCCAGCTATGTGACCATCGAGAAATACCCGTTGGTGGTAGCGCCGGTGACCAACCTGCAGCTGAAGCGGGTTTCCCATTAA
- a CDS encoding glycoside hydrolase domain-containing protein has protein sequence MVNKFFGVLVILALQQNVWAQSSPSGDYREMPDPKPVNSASWDVVNDTRLHAAFGNADTRYDKRNAPAINGLTPDWSAKAWKGERVHTQLVIWSTAAQPAMTIEASSLEGGNGRKISASAITTGFVRYVMTDELNKDGTGCGYRKSVDFDSSLVADGIDIINKRDLVARTTQPVWLSVQVPAGTAAGTYKGSVSVKSGSTTVSLPYEITVLNHTLPAPKDWQFHLDLWQSPNAVARVYGVKPWSSAHFKAMKPYMQMLADAGQKVITTSIIYDPWSGQTEDIYGSMVKWTKKKNGGWEYDYSVFDKWVQFMMDLGIRKEINCYSMIPWNLKFYYYDEAAGKDTFIVAKPGSPEYTAHWQPMLNDFVKHLKAKGWFNITAIAMDERTMEDMQQALAIIRKADKDFKVSLAGSYHAPLKDEIYDYCVASKEVFPAEVMKERIRRGLPTTFYTYCAEGYPNTFTFSPPAEATFMGWYAANKGYSGYLRWAYNSWVAAPLLDSRFRSWAAGDTYFVYPGPRSSIRFERLLEGVQDFEKIRILKEEFTRTNNTVALQQLEALLRPFEVSQLKITPAATILQAAKQGLNEL, from the coding sequence ATGGTGAACAAATTTTTTGGCGTGCTGGTGATCCTGGCGCTGCAACAAAACGTATGGGCACAATCGTCTCCCTCAGGCGATTACCGGGAAATGCCCGATCCTAAGCCGGTTAACAGCGCTTCCTGGGATGTGGTGAATGATACCAGATTACATGCAGCATTTGGCAACGCAGATACCCGTTATGATAAAAGAAATGCGCCTGCAATAAATGGCCTGACACCCGATTGGAGTGCGAAGGCGTGGAAAGGAGAGCGGGTTCACACCCAGCTTGTTATTTGGAGCACTGCTGCGCAACCGGCAATGACCATTGAAGCGTCTTCCCTGGAAGGTGGCAATGGCCGTAAAATTTCTGCCTCGGCGATTACTACCGGTTTTGTAAGATATGTGATGACAGATGAGCTGAATAAAGATGGTACAGGTTGTGGTTACCGCAAATCAGTAGATTTCGATTCCTCTCTGGTGGCAGACGGGATTGATATAATCAATAAAAGAGACCTGGTAGCGCGTACTACCCAGCCTGTTTGGCTGAGTGTACAGGTGCCTGCCGGAACGGCAGCCGGCACCTATAAAGGCAGTGTTAGCGTGAAATCCGGTAGTACCACGGTGAGCCTGCCATATGAGATAACAGTGCTTAACCATACGTTGCCGGCTCCGAAAGACTGGCAGTTTCACCTGGATCTCTGGCAGAGCCCCAATGCAGTTGCCCGTGTATATGGTGTGAAACCCTGGAGTAGTGCACATTTCAAGGCAATGAAACCTTATATGCAGATGTTGGCAGATGCAGGTCAGAAAGTGATCACCACATCTATTATCTATGATCCCTGGAGTGGGCAAACGGAAGACATTTATGGCAGCATGGTGAAATGGACCAAAAAGAAAAATGGCGGCTGGGAATATGATTATTCCGTTTTCGATAAGTGGGTGCAGTTTATGATGGATCTGGGTATCAGGAAGGAAATAAACTGCTATAGCATGATTCCCTGGAACCTGAAGTTCTATTATTATGATGAAGCAGCGGGTAAGGATACTTTTATTGTTGCCAAACCAGGATCTCCCGAATATACTGCGCACTGGCAGCCTATGTTGAACGATTTTGTAAAGCATCTGAAAGCTAAAGGCTGGTTCAATATTACTGCTATTGCCATGGATGAGCGTACAATGGAAGATATGCAACAGGCGCTTGCTATTATCCGCAAGGCCGACAAGGATTTCAAAGTATCGTTGGCGGGTAGCTATCATGCGCCGTTGAAAGACGAGATCTATGATTATTGTGTCGCATCCAAAGAGGTGTTTCCTGCAGAAGTGATGAAAGAACGTATCCGCAGGGGATTGCCGACTACTTTTTATACTTATTGTGCAGAAGGATATCCTAATACATTTACTTTTTCACCACCGGCTGAAGCTACTTTTATGGGATGGTATGCCGCTAATAAAGGCTACAGTGGCTATTTACGCTGGGCTTACAACAGTTGGGTAGCAGCCCCGTTGCTCGATTCACGTTTCCGGTCCTGGGCGGCAGGAGACACTTATTTCGTATATCCGGGACCGAGATCCTCTATTCGTTTCGAGCGGCTGCTGGAAGGTGTACAGGATTTTGAGAAGATAAGGATATTGAAAGAAGAATTTACGCGAACCAATAACACAGTGGCCTTACAGCAGCTGGAAGCGCTGCTTCGCCCTTTTGAAGTGAGCCAGCTGAAAATAACTCCGGCCGCTACTATTCTGCAGGCCGCCAAGCAGGGATTGAACGAACTTTGA
- a CDS encoding OmpA family protein: MASKKYLLLAGAVGLLSASTSFAQVQPTGYDALDSTKVSSKRMVQQNNFTNHQSNFPAKPRDMWELGLSGGLHLIDGTVPPQPGFGGGISLRKALGHTFSLRAEYIGSIDKGQDYKLRPNMPAGGIDPWAKTAAKNGGMIVPNYKSQNHQLSLDVLASLSNILFYRAEPKVNWYLLAGYSLVVADVDVDALDANGNGYDYSGINFGAKRSDIRKQLNNLRDKKYEQNAPSQGNRIAIGRHDGNQLLRHALDLGTGVAFKITKRFNLGVEEKLTMPFDAYLDGYPGPGGSTKDFYSYTSVRLNFNLGNSSKRVQPLWWINPLEYAYSELSNPRHMKIPAPILPDADGDGVTDQFDREPNTPAGAPVDSHGVAKDTDGDGVPDYKDKQLITPTYCQPVDADGVGKCPDPECCKNRPANTCSSLVLPSVSFKGSSTKVGKDQEAILASVASSLKANPSCNVLVTGHAGAKGKKGGVDLSSRRVDSVIDYLADKQGIDRGRFIKQNTPGESGTVDLAPAN, translated from the coding sequence ATGGCAAGCAAAAAGTACTTATTACTGGCAGGCGCTGTGGGTCTACTTTCAGCATCTACTAGTTTTGCACAGGTTCAACCAACCGGCTATGATGCTTTGGACTCTACCAAGGTGTCTAGCAAGAGGATGGTACAGCAAAATAACTTCACGAACCACCAATCGAATTTCCCTGCTAAACCAAGAGACATGTGGGAACTTGGTCTGAGCGGTGGTCTGCACCTGATTGACGGAACAGTTCCTCCTCAACCCGGTTTCGGTGGCGGTATCTCCCTGAGAAAAGCACTGGGTCATACTTTCTCTTTAAGAGCTGAGTATATTGGATCTATCGATAAAGGCCAGGACTACAAATTACGTCCTAACATGCCTGCTGGTGGAATCGATCCTTGGGCTAAAACTGCTGCCAAAAATGGTGGTATGATCGTTCCGAACTACAAGTCTCAAAACCATCAGCTGTCCCTGGACGTTCTGGCTTCTCTGAGCAACATCCTGTTCTACAGAGCAGAACCTAAAGTTAACTGGTACTTACTGGCTGGTTACTCTCTCGTAGTTGCTGACGTTGACGTAGATGCGCTGGATGCTAATGGTAATGGTTACGACTATTCCGGTATCAATTTCGGTGCTAAACGCAGCGATATCAGAAAACAACTGAATAACCTGAGAGATAAGAAATACGAGCAGAACGCTCCTTCTCAGGGTAACAGAATCGCAATTGGTCGTCACGATGGCAACCAACTGTTACGTCATGCTCTGGACCTCGGTACTGGCGTTGCATTCAAAATCACCAAACGTTTCAACCTGGGTGTTGAAGAAAAACTCACCATGCCATTTGATGCATACCTGGATGGTTATCCTGGTCCCGGTGGTTCTACCAAAGATTTCTATTCTTACACCAGTGTACGTCTGAACTTCAACCTGGGTAACTCTTCCAAAAGAGTTCAGCCTCTGTGGTGGATCAACCCGCTGGAATACGCTTACAGCGAGCTGAGCAATCCTCGTCACATGAAGATCCCAGCACCGATTCTGCCTGATGCTGACGGTGATGGCGTAACTGATCAGTTCGATCGCGAACCTAACACTCCAGCTGGCGCACCTGTTGATTCTCACGGTGTTGCTAAAGATACTGATGGTGATGGTGTTCCTGACTACAAAGACAAACAGCTGATCACTCCAACTTACTGCCAGCCAGTTGATGCTGATGGTGTTGGTAAATGCCCAGATCCTGAGTGCTGCAAAAACAGACCAGCTAACACTTGCTCTTCTCTGGTTCTGCCTAGCGTTTCCTTCAAAGGTAGCTCTACCAAAGTTGGTAAAGATCAGGAAGCTATCCTGGCATCTGTTGCCTCTTCTCTGAAAGCTAATCCTTCCTGCAACGTACTGGTTACCGGTCACGCAGGTGCTAAAGGTAAAAAAGGTGGTGTTGATCTGAGCAGCCGTCGTGTTGATTCAGTTATCGACTACCTGGCTGACAAACAAGGCATCGATCGCGGTCGCTTCATCAAACAAAACACTCCTGGTGAATCTGGTACTGTTGACTTAGCTCCTGCTAACTAA
- the murG gene encoding undecaprenyldiphospho-muramoylpentapeptide beta-N-acetylglucosaminyltransferase — MQRKVIIAGGGTGGHIFPAIAIANALKKLEPDTNILFVGAVGKMEMEKVPQAGYPIEGLEIAGFNRSNIFKNILLPFKMWKSLRRAKAILQEFQPDAVVGVGGFASYPILNRAQKNGTPTLIQEQNSFAGKANKMLGKKARKICVAYDGMEKFFPADKLVMTGNPVRSNISQSAVTREDALQYFGLSKLKQTIFAVGGSLGAKSINEGLQPLLKSIADKDIQLIWQTGKPYYETARAAAAPYESHIKVFDFINVMDFAYKAADVVLSRAGALAIAELCVVKKPVIFVPYPFAAEDHQTSNAMNLVNKKAGLIIKDDEVQAQLGNTMFSLLQNKALMEQLEGNIGKLGNPNADMVIAKQVLELI, encoded by the coding sequence ATGCAACGCAAAGTGATCATAGCAGGTGGTGGTACCGGGGGACATATATTCCCCGCGATCGCGATTGCAAATGCGTTGAAGAAACTGGAACCTGATACCAACATCCTGTTTGTAGGGGCTGTTGGTAAGATGGAAATGGAAAAGGTTCCTCAGGCAGGCTATCCGATAGAAGGACTGGAAATAGCAGGTTTTAACCGGAGCAATATTTTCAAAAATATCCTGCTGCCGTTCAAAATGTGGAAAAGCCTGCGCAGGGCCAAAGCCATCCTGCAGGAATTCCAGCCGGATGCGGTAGTGGGTGTGGGCGGTTTTGCCAGCTACCCCATTCTGAACAGAGCCCAGAAAAATGGCACGCCTACCCTGATCCAGGAACAGAACTCCTTTGCAGGGAAAGCGAATAAGATGCTGGGCAAAAAAGCCCGGAAAATATGTGTGGCCTACGATGGTATGGAGAAGTTTTTTCCCGCCGATAAACTGGTAATGACGGGCAACCCGGTGAGGAGTAATATTTCACAATCAGCCGTAACCAGGGAAGATGCCCTGCAGTATTTCGGTCTGAGTAAACTTAAACAAACCATTTTTGCCGTAGGTGGCAGCCTGGGCGCCAAATCCATCAATGAAGGATTACAGCCTCTGTTGAAATCTATAGCAGACAAAGACATACAGCTGATATGGCAAACGGGTAAGCCTTACTACGAAACAGCCAGGGCAGCCGCCGCACCATATGAATCGCATATCAAAGTATTCGATTTCATCAACGTGATGGACTTTGCCTATAAAGCTGCCGACGTAGTATTATCAAGAGCCGGCGCATTGGCTATCGCAGAATTGTGTGTGGTGAAAAAACCGGTAATATTTGTGCCTTATCCTTTTGCAGCGGAAGATCACCAAACTTCCAATGCCATGAACCTCGTAAATAAGAAAGCGGGGCTGATCATTAAAGATGATGAAGTGCAGGCACAATTAGGTAATACGATGTTCAGCCTGTTACAAAACAAAGCGCTGATGGAACAGCTGGAAGGCAATATCGGAAAGCTCGGCAATCCGAATGCAGATATGGTCATAGCAAAACAAGTATTGGAATTAATATAG